In Streptomyces durocortorensis, a genomic segment contains:
- a CDS encoding glycerophosphodiester phosphodiesterase: MARVTQARQRSTHTSIQVVAHRGASDDAPEHTLAAYRKAIEDGADALECDVRLTADGHLVCVHDRRVNRTSNGRGAVSALELADLAALDFGSWKDREESPDWDPVPGELTSVLTLERLLELFTEVRATGRPLQLAIETKHPTRWAGQVEERLLHLLKRFGLADPPAVADEPPPIRIMSFSARSLHRVQAAAPTLPTVYLMQFVSPRLRDGRLPAGARIAGPGMRIVRSHPGYIERLHRAGQRVHVWTVNEPADVELCAELGVEAIITNRPKQVLSQLGRI, encoded by the coding sequence ATGGCGCGGGTGACCCAAGCACGACAGCGCAGCACGCACACCTCGATCCAGGTCGTCGCCCATCGCGGCGCCTCCGACGACGCCCCCGAACACACCCTGGCCGCCTACCGCAAGGCGATCGAGGACGGCGCCGACGCCCTGGAGTGCGACGTCCGGCTGACCGCCGACGGGCATCTCGTCTGCGTCCACGACCGGCGGGTGAACCGTACGTCGAACGGGCGCGGCGCCGTCTCGGCGCTGGAGCTGGCCGACCTCGCCGCCCTCGACTTCGGCTCCTGGAAGGACCGTGAGGAGTCCCCCGACTGGGATCCGGTGCCGGGCGAGCTCACCTCCGTACTCACCCTGGAACGGCTCCTGGAGCTGTTCACCGAGGTACGGGCGACCGGGCGGCCGCTCCAGCTGGCCATCGAGACGAAGCACCCCACCCGGTGGGCCGGACAGGTGGAGGAGCGGCTCCTCCACCTGCTCAAGCGCTTCGGGCTCGCCGATCCGCCCGCCGTCGCCGACGAGCCCCCGCCCATCCGCATCATGAGCTTCTCCGCCCGCTCCCTGCACCGTGTCCAGGCGGCGGCGCCCACGCTGCCCACGGTCTATCTGATGCAGTTCGTCTCGCCCCGGCTGCGGGACGGGCGGCTGCCCGCCGGGGCCCGGATCGCGGGACCCGGCATGCGGATCGTGCGCAGCCACCCCGGCTACATCGAACGGCTCCACCGCGCCGGGCAGCGGGTGCACGTGTGGACCGTGAACGAACCGGCCGACGTCG